Genomic window (Streptosporangium brasiliense):
ACCGTCTGGTGCAGCAGCACGTGGTTGAGCACGCTGCCGAGGGCGTAGCGGACCTCGGGGCCGGATCCGGCCACCTCGACGGCCTCACTGATCGCGATGCCCAGGCTGCCCGGCGAGTCGGGCCGCTCGGCCAGGACGCTCCGGCCCGACACGGTCAGCGGAGAGGGGCTGGCGTGCACGGTCGCGCCGTAGACCCGCATCAGGCTCCTGCGATGCGGCTTCTGGTCGTAGGAGGCGCGCACCATCCAGATCTCGCACTCGATGCCGTACTGCGCGCACGCGAACGCCAGCGCCGTGCCCCACTGGCCGGCCCCGGTCTCCGTGGTGAGCCGCCTGATCCCCTGCCGCGCGTTGTAGTAGGCCTGCGGGACGGCGGTGTTCGGCTTGTGCGAGCCCGCGGGCGAGCCGCCCTCGTATTTGTAGTAGATCCTCGCCGGGGTGCCGAGAGCGCGTTCGAGCCGGTGCGCGCGGATCAGCGGAGTGGGCCGCCAGAGCCGGTAGACGTCACGGACGCTCTCCGGGATGGCGATGAACCGCTCGGTGGAGACCTCCTGGGCGATCAGCTCCATCGGGAACAGCGGTGCGAGGTCGTCCGGCCCGACGGGCTGCGAGGTGTCCGGACGCAGCGGCGGCGGTGGCGGCACGGGGAGGTCGGCCACGATGTTGTACCAGGTGCGGGGGGTGCGGGACTCGTCGAGCAGGACTCGGGTGG
Coding sequences:
- a CDS encoding TrpB-like pyridoxal phosphate-dependent enzyme; the encoded protein is MTGATRVLLDESRTPRTWYNIVADLPVPPPPPLRPDTSQPVGPDDLAPLFPMELIAQEVSTERFIAIPESVRDVYRLWRPTPLIRAHRLERALGTPARIYYKYEGGSPAGSHKPNTAVPQAYYNARQGIRRLTTETGAGQWGTALAFACAQYGIECEIWMVRASYDQKPHRRSLMRVYGATVHASPSPLTVSGRSVLAERPDSPGSLGIAISEAVEVAGSGPEVRYALGSVLNHVLLHQTVIGEEAIEQLAAFGEVPDVIVGCTGGGSNFAGLAFPFLREKLAGRMDPVVRAVEPESCPSLTRGVYAYDFGDAAGFTPLLKMHTLGHAFVPDPIHAGGLRYHGMSPLLSHMYELGMFEAVAKGQRECFEAGLRFARTEGIVPAPEPAHALAETIAEALRCKESGEPKVLLTALCGHGHFDLSAYDRHLAGELEDYALPQDRIDAALAGLPVLESPGSSGQS